The following proteins are co-located in the Pyricularia oryzae 70-15 chromosome 1, whole genome shotgun sequence genome:
- a CDS encoding 6-phosphogluconate dehydrogenase, with protein sequence MASEKPLPKVAILSIGDMGAGIARLLLAHSFPVATNVSNRSKDTQQRAAEAGITTLFKDDLALVDWADVVLSVVPPADAAATAQRVVDALAFSKTHQRGESSSSTLYYADMNAVSPATCRDVAAMFARARAPVVFIDGCILGGPPKPPAAETASQDAAAPKTWKVPLCPTSGPSSLADVHPLLQSTLNARPISADVGAASGLKMCFASLSKGFSAIAVQAFTTAHRLGVLGDLKSALEELAPAKLKQAEGAVTGMPPKAYRWVREMEEISNTHSVDGGFGPELFAGAAGVFKAVAQDTVLGQEKIGSRKRGMTVEDVAEAMSEGMDKKRKKTE encoded by the coding sequence atggcaTCAGAAAAACCCCTCCCCAAGGTCGCAATCCTCTCCATCGGCGACATGGGCGCCGGCATCGCccgcctgctgctggcgcaCTCCTTCCCAGTGGCCACAAACGTGTCCAACAGGAGCAAGGACACGCAGCAGCGCGCCGCCGAGGCGGGGATAACGACGCTGTTCAAGGACGACCTTGCACTCGTCGACTGGGCCGACGTGGTGCTGTCCGTGGTCCCgcccgccgacgccgccgccacggcgcagcgcgtcgtcgacgcCCTGGCCTTCTCCAAGACGCATCAGAGGGGCGAAAGCAGTAGCAGCACGCTGTACTATGCCGACATGAACGCCGTCTCGCCCGCGACATGCCGCGATGTGGCTGCCATGTTCGCCCGGGCCCGCGCGCCCGTCGTCTTCATCGACGGCTGCATCCTCGGCGGGCCGCCCAAGCCGCCGGCGGCAGAAACTGCTTCTCAGGATGCCGCGGCGCCCAAAACGTGGAAGGTGCCGCTCTGCCCGACGTCTGGCCCCAGCAGCCTTGCCGACGTCCACCCGCTTCTGCAGTCTACGCTAAACGCGCGGCCCATCTCGGCGGACGTGGGGGCGGCATCCGGGCTCAAGATGTGCTTTGCGTCGCTGTCCAAGGGCTTCTCGGCCATCGCCGTGCAGGCCTTCACGACGGCGCACCGCCTAGGCGTGCTGGGAGACCTGAAATCCGCGCTGGAGGAGCTGGCTCCGGCCAAGCTCAAGCAGGCCGAGGGCGCTGTCACCGGTATGCCGCCCAAGGCTTACCGGTGGGTCAGGGAGATGGAGGAGATCAGCAACACCCACAGCGTCGACGGGGGCTTTGGGCCCGAGTTGttcgccggcgccgccggtGTCTTCAAAGCCGTGGCCCAGGATACCGTGCTGGGCCAGGAGAAGATTGGGAGCAGGAAAAGGGGCATGACGGTGGAGGATGTGGCTGAGGCGATGAGTGAGGGCATGGacaagaagaggaagaagacggAATGA
- a CDS encoding valyl-tRNA synthetase gives MATNSGRGNPIGSTKGPDDGTPPPLSQDTKSAIQETTSTGNPGTHAAGQDAGAAEAPAKVKTAKELEKERKKAEKQAKFEQKKAAAASKAAPAAGADKPKKEKAKKAEEPVLPPYENDTPPGEKKRLRPLTDPHYTAYNPVAVESAWYDWWEKEGFFKPEFTKDGKVKDEGSFVIVHPPPNVTGALHMGHALGDSLQDLMIRYERMRGKTTLWVPGCDHAGIATQTVVEKMLWKSEQKTRHDLGRPDFISKVWEWKGEYHEKINNALRKMGGSFDWSREAFTMDENSTAAVMEAFVRLHEEGIIYRANRLVNWCTQLNTAISNLEVENKEIAGRTLLDVPGYAKKVEFGVIVYFKYPLEGSDETITVATTRIETMLGDTGIAVHPDDERYKHVIGKNAVHPFIPGRKLPIVADKSVEMDFGTGAVKLTPAHDPNDFAMGQTHKLEFINILTDDGLMNENAGAYKGQKRFDVRYTIQDDLKKAGLYVDKKDNPMSLPMCERSKDIIEPIMKPQWWMRMREMADAAIGAVEDGSIKIRPQSSEKSFKHWMRNIQDWCISRQLWWGHQCPVYYAEIEGDENDRGANNRWFAGKTEQEAEEKAKKALGEKKFKLVRDDDVLDTWFSSGLWPFSTLGWPNTSAEDLQKLYPTSTLETGWDILTFWIARMIMLGMKLTGKVPFNEVYCHSLVRDSDGRKMSKSLGNVIDPLDVIKGINLDDLHAKLLVGNLASTEVEKATKYQKQAFPQGIPECGADALRFCMINYTTSGGDINFDIKVMHAFRRFSNKIWQASKYVLGKLENYPDFVPREKRTLGGSESLAEQWILHKMNQATKGINEALQEREFMKSSQLVYAYWYNQLCDVFIENSKALLQDGSPAEQESAMQTLYTALESALVLIHPFMPFVTEELWQRLPRRKGDTTPSLVVASYPQYDEALDNASAEIAYELVLDCSKGIRSLMAEYALKDEAQVFIQCYDDASVATARKELQSIKSLSGKGVTAVQVLEASAKRPAGCVVFPCGSTAAVFLHVKGRVDIDAEIAKAQKKLDRASGQIDRQKKVLNDPKYQEKVTAELQATEKKRLADMESEAEGFKATIKQFEDLKLE, from the exons ATGGCAACCAACAGCGGACGCGGCAATCCCA TTGGGTCTACCAAGGGCCCCGATGACGGGACACCTCCCCCTCTGTCCCAGGACACCAAATCTGCCATCCAAGAGACCACATCTACCGGCAACCCTGGCACCCATGCTGCTGGTCAGGATGCTGGCGCCGCCGAGGCTCCAGCCAAGGTGAAGACCGCAAAAGAGT TGGAAAAGGAACGGAAAAAGGCCGAGAAGCAGGCCAAGTTTGAGCAAAagaaggcggcggcggcaagcaaggcagcaccagcagctggCGCTGACAAgccaaagaaggaaaaggccaagaaggctgAGGAGCCTGTTCTCCCGCCGTACGAGAACGATACGCCACCCGGCGAGAAGAAGCGTCTCCGGCCCTTGACGGACCCTCACTACACAGCCTACAACCCTGTTGCCGTTGAGTCGGCATGGTACGACTGGTGGGAGAAGGAGGGCTTTTTCAAGCCTGAGTTCACCAAGGATGGAAAGGTCAAGGATGAAGGCAGCTTCGTCATTGTCCACCCCCCTCCCAACG TTACCGGAGCGCTACATATGGGACACGCACTTGGAGACAGTTTGCAGGACCTGATGATCAGGTATGAGAGGATGCGAGGCAAGACAACCCTCTGGGTGCCTGGTTGTGACCATGCCGGTATCGCAACCCAGACTGTCGTTGAGAAGATGCTGTGGAAGAGTGAGCAGAAGACGCGCCATGATCTGGGTCGTCCAGACTTCATCAGCAAAGTATGGGAGTGGAAGGGAGAGTACCACGAGAAGATCAACAATGCCCTTCGTAAGATGGGTGGAAGCTTCGACTGGTCAAGGGAAGCTTTCACCATGGACGAGAACTCAACCGCCGCCGTGATGGAGGCCTTTGTGCGGCTGCACGAGGAAGGCATCATCTACCGGGCCAACAGGCTGGTGAACTGGTGCACTCAGCTCAACACTGCGATTTCCAACCTTGAGGTAGAGAACAAGGAAATTGCCGGCAGGACACTACTGGACGTTCCCGGATATGCGAAGAAGGTTGAGTTTGGTGTTATCGTCTATTTCAAATACCCCCTGGAGGGCTCTGACGAGACCATCACCGTGGCCACTACTCGTATCGAGACCATGCTTGGAGACACAG GTATTGCTGTTCACCCTGATGATGAGAGGTATAAGCATGTCATCGGCAAGAATGCTGTGCATCCGTTTATACCCGGACGCAAGCTTCCGATTGTGGCCGACAAGTCCGTGGAGATGGATTTTGGTACTGGTGCCGTCAAGCTTACGCCTGCTCACGATCCTAACGATTTTGCCATGGGTCAAACCCACAAGTTGGAGTTTATCAACATCCTCACTGACGACGGTTTGATGAACGAGAACGCCGGTGCGTACAAGGGCCAGAAACGGTTCGACGTGCGATACACCATTCAGGATGACCTTAAGAAGGCTGGCCTTTACGTGGATAAGAAGGACAACCCCATGAGCCTTCCCATGTGCGAGAGGAGCAAGGATATTATTGAGCCAATAATGAAGCCTCAGTGGTGGATGCGCATGCGCGAGATGGCCGATGCGGCGATCGGCGCTGTAGAGGATGGCTCGATCAAGATCAGACCGCAGTCCTCCGAAAAGAGCTTCAAGCACTGGATGAGGAATATCCAAGATTGGTGTATCTCTCGTCAGCTCTGGTGGGGCCACCAATGCCCTGTCTACTATGCTGAGATTGAGGGTGACGAGAACGACCGAGGTGCAAACAACCGGTGGTTCGCCGGAAAGACGGAGCAAGAAGCCGAAgagaaggccaagaaggccttGGGTGAAAAGAAATTCAAGCTCGTTAGAGACGACGACGTTCTTGACACCTGGTTCAGCTCTGGTCTTTGGCCCTTTTCCACACTAGGCTGGCCCAACACTTCGGCCGAGGATCTGCAAAAGCTGTACCCCACCAGCACATTGGAAACTGGTTGGGATATCTTGACCTTCTGGATTGCCAGGATGATCATGTTGGGCATGAAGTTGACAGGCAAGGTGCCTTTTAACGAGGTGTACTGCCATTCCCTTGTCCGAGACAGCGATGGCAGGAAGATGTCCAAGTCACTGGGTAACGTTATCGACCCGCTGGATGTCATCAAGGGTATCAACCTGGACGACCTGCACGCTAAACTTCTCGTCGGCAACCTTGCATCCACCGAGGTGGAAAAGGCAACCAAGTACCAGAAGCAAGCTTTCCCTCAAGGTATTCCCGAGTGTGGAGCTGATGCACTCCGCTTCTGCATGATCAACTACACGACCAGTGGTGGCGACATCAACTTTGACATCAAGGTTATGCACGCCTTCCGCCGTTTCTCCAACAAGATTTGGCAAGCATCCAAATATGTGCTCGGCAAGCTCGAGAACTACCCCGACTTTGTCCCGCGCGAGAAGCGCACACTTGGCGGAAGCGAATCCCTTGCCGAGCAATGGATTCTCCACAAGATGAACCAGGCCACCAAGGGCATCAACGAGGCTTTGCAAGAGCGCGAGTTCATGAAGTCCAGCCAGCTCGTGTATGCATACTGGTACAACCAGCTTTGTGATGTTTTTATTGAGAACTCCAAGGCTTTGCTGCAAGATGGCTCGCCCGCTGAGCAGGAGTCTGCCATGCAAACCCTGTACACGGCTCTCGAGTCGGCTCTGGTTCTCATTCACCCCTTCATGCCATTCGTCACGGAAGAGCTGTGGCAGCGCCTGCCCCGCCGCAAGGGCGACACCACACCATCTCTCGTTGTTGCTTCTTACCCGCAATACGACGAGGCACTGGACAACGCATCCGCCGAAATTGCATACGAACTTGTGCTTGACTGCTCCAAGGGTATCCGATCTCTGATGGCAGAGTATGCACTAAAGGACGAGGCTCAGG TCTTCATCCAATGCTACGACGACGCCTCCGTTGCCACCGCCCGCAAGGAGCTGCAGTCCATCAAGTCTCTATCGGGCAAGGGTGTTACCGCCGTTCAGGTTCTTGAAGCCAGCGCCAAGCGACCGGCCGGCTGCGTAGTGTTCCCTTGTGGCTCGACGGCCGCCGTCTTCCTGCACGTCAAGGGCCGTGTCGACATCGATGCCGAGATCGCTAAGGCACAGAAGAAGCTTGACAGGGCCTCGGGCCAGATTGACCGCCAAAAGAAAGTGCTGAACGACCCCAAGTACCAGGAGAAGGTGACAGCAGAGCTTCAGGCGACAGAGAAGAAGAGGCTGGCAGATATGGAAAGCGAAGCGGAGGGATTTAAGGCCACGATCAAGCAGTTTGAGGATTTGAAGCTGGAGTAA